One window of Chloroflexus aggregans DSM 9485 genomic DNA carries:
- a CDS encoding HIT family protein, protein MTSVFTRIVRGEIPAFKLYEDELTLAFLDINPAARGHTLVIAKPELPGLLDLPPELVTATALTTQRVARAIVAALKPDGFNIIQNNGSAAGQVVFHFHIHIIPRWEGDRSVKLWRPGTATADDLRAVADEIIAHL, encoded by the coding sequence ATGACATCGGTTTTTACCCGTATTGTGCGTGGTGAGATTCCGGCGTTTAAGTTATACGAAGATGAATTGACGCTGGCCTTTCTCGACATTAATCCGGCGGCTCGTGGCCATACACTGGTGATTGCCAAGCCTGAATTACCCGGTTTGCTCGATTTACCGCCGGAATTGGTTACTGCAACTGCGCTGACAACCCAACGGGTTGCACGGGCGATTGTCGCGGCGCTGAAACCCGATGGCTTCAATATTATTCAAAATAACGGTTCGGCTGCCGGTCAGGTGGTGTTTCACTTTCATATCCACATTATCCCGCGCTGGGAAGGTGATCGCTCGGTAAAACTGTGGCGTCCCGGCACTGCGACCGCTGATGATCTGCGCGCGGTTGCTGATGAGATTATCGCTCATCTCTAG
- a CDS encoding lysylphosphatidylglycerol synthase transmembrane domain-containing protein, which produces MEQKSATTSLRAGLRKSILTSLVIGIAVIILISLFSDLRAVGDDLLAFDWLLLPLILIGTVINYWLRWLKWDYYLRYLKLDHSIDHTTSGLIFTAGLVMSVTPGKMGEVLKSFLLRQRNGTPISRSAPIVLAERLTDGIAMLLLMGLGLTLYPPARPLFVVLVVLTVAGVIVVQRQSLALTIIRLVARLPFGRWIAPRLETIYTTTAQLLDWRILLVSTLLSVISWGFECLAFFFVLMGVGSEPSWLLLLQATFIFAASTLLGLVSFLPGGLGASEVSSVGLLLALVGVSASAATTATIVIRFCTLWFGVLLGVIALAWLGRHSGPQDDRAVLDISEVL; this is translated from the coding sequence ATGGAACAAAAAAGTGCTACAACCTCGCTGCGCGCCGGGCTGCGCAAATCGATACTTACCTCACTGGTGATCGGGATCGCTGTCATCATCTTGATCAGTCTGTTCAGCGATCTGCGTGCTGTGGGTGATGATCTGCTTGCCTTCGATTGGCTGCTCTTGCCGCTGATCTTGATCGGTACCGTTATCAACTACTGGCTGCGGTGGCTCAAATGGGATTATTACCTCCGCTACCTCAAACTCGATCACAGTATCGATCATACCACCAGCGGCCTGATCTTTACCGCCGGCCTGGTGATGTCGGTAACGCCGGGCAAGATGGGAGAGGTGCTTAAATCGTTTCTCTTGCGTCAGCGTAACGGTACGCCGATCAGTCGTTCGGCGCCCATTGTGCTGGCCGAACGGCTTACCGATGGTATTGCTATGCTCTTGCTGATGGGGTTGGGATTGACACTCTACCCGCCTGCGCGTCCGCTCTTTGTCGTGCTCGTTGTGCTGACAGTAGCCGGGGTGATCGTTGTCCAACGTCAATCATTAGCATTGACCATAATCCGGCTGGTTGCCCGTCTGCCGTTCGGTCGGTGGATTGCGCCGCGTCTGGAGACGATCTATACCACAACGGCCCAACTTCTTGATTGGCGGATTTTGCTCGTCTCCACCCTGCTCAGCGTGATCTCATGGGGCTTTGAGTGTCTTGCCTTTTTCTTTGTTCTAATGGGGGTGGGGAGTGAACCATCGTGGTTGCTGCTGTTGCAGGCAACCTTTATTTTTGCCGCCAGTACGCTGTTGGGCTTGGTTTCCTTCTTACCCGGTGGCTTGGGTGCCTCAGAGGTGAGTAGTGTCGGTCTGTTACTCGCATTGGTTGGCGTGAGCGCGAGTGCAGCGACGACGGCAACCATCGTGATTCGCTTTTGTACCCTTTGGTTCGGCGTGTTGCTCGGCGTGATAGCATTGGCATGGCTAGGTCGTCATTCTGGACCGCAGGATGATCGGGCAGTGCTAGATATTTCGGAGGTGTTATGA
- a CDS encoding S8 family peptidase yields the protein MRIHLICLCLIALLTGVIPPTPVQAADTTDLIVKVTAARYASTVGRMLGAYQIRRIGEQTYLMYLPDGMPATFAERRIRSAEGVIYAVPDYERTVSRTPNDVLLPKQWSLGTMGVYDAWEITTGSPLPIAVIDTGVDAGHPELSGRVLGGFNAITGSTDASDDNGHGTAVAGLIAAAGDNGEGIAGLCWSCLIIPVKACLSNGRCRDSSVISAIRWATDNGARIINLSLGGSFDSPALRDAVRYASARGVLVVAASGNERADGNAPNYPAAYPETIAVGATGYNDEVTSFSNTGNFIDLVAPGIDIATTLPNNRYAIVTGTSFAGPFVVGAAALVMAIRPDLSHNDVRCILAISTDDRGTPGRDDEYGYGRLNVWHAVMTASTYGGCPLGAPTTTGNRDFDPFARVDPPSDGRYYFPETGHTLGGGFRTYWEQNGGLPIFGFPISEEFTEIGSDGKPVTVQYFERHRFEWRPENTPPYHVLLSRMGDDLLRRQGRDWYTFERSGPIQGCLYFAETNQALCEPFLSYWRNHGLEFDGKPGKSYAESLALFGLPLSMPRIEETQPGKVLIVQWFERARFELHPDGSVLLGLLGNELVGR from the coding sequence ATGCGTATCCACCTTATCTGCTTGTGCCTGATTGCCTTACTCACCGGTGTGATCCCGCCCACCCCTGTACAAGCTGCTGATACAACCGATCTGATCGTCAAAGTTACCGCTGCACGCTACGCCTCGACGGTCGGGCGTATGCTTGGTGCCTACCAGATCAGGAGGATCGGCGAACAGACCTATCTGATGTACTTGCCGGACGGCATGCCGGCAACGTTCGCCGAGAGACGGATACGGAGCGCGGAGGGCGTTATCTACGCCGTCCCTGACTATGAGCGCACAGTCAGCCGGACACCGAACGACGTGTTGCTGCCCAAACAATGGTCACTCGGTACGATGGGTGTATACGATGCGTGGGAGATCACCACCGGTAGTCCGTTGCCCATCGCAGTGATCGATACCGGGGTTGATGCCGGTCACCCTGAGCTATCCGGGCGGGTACTCGGTGGTTTCAATGCGATCACCGGGAGCACCGATGCCAGCGATGACAATGGGCATGGCACTGCTGTTGCAGGGCTAATCGCTGCCGCCGGTGACAACGGTGAAGGCATTGCCGGGCTGTGTTGGAGCTGCCTGATTATTCCGGTCAAGGCTTGTTTGAGCAACGGACGTTGCCGTGATTCGAGTGTCATTAGTGCCATCCGTTGGGCTACCGACAACGGCGCACGCATCATTAATCTGAGTCTGGGAGGAAGTTTTGACTCGCCTGCACTACGCGATGCCGTGCGTTATGCGAGTGCGCGAGGTGTCTTGGTGGTAGCAGCGAGTGGTAACGAGCGTGCGGATGGCAATGCACCCAATTATCCGGCTGCCTACCCTGAAACGATTGCCGTTGGGGCGACCGGCTATAACGATGAAGTTACCAGTTTCTCGAACACCGGCAATTTCATCGATCTCGTTGCACCGGGGATCGATATTGCGACGACCTTACCCAACAACAGGTATGCCATCGTAACCGGAACTTCCTTTGCCGGGCCATTTGTTGTGGGAGCGGCAGCACTGGTGATGGCGATTCGTCCCGACCTATCGCACAACGATGTCCGTTGTATTCTCGCTATTTCTACCGATGACCGTGGGACACCGGGCCGTGATGACGAGTATGGCTACGGGCGTTTGAACGTTTGGCATGCCGTTATGACGGCAAGTACCTACGGCGGCTGCCCGCTCGGCGCACCAACGACAACCGGTAACCGCGATTTCGATCCCTTTGCGCGGGTAGACCCACCGAGTGATGGTCGTTACTACTTCCCGGAAACCGGTCATACACTCGGCGGTGGCTTCCGCACGTATTGGGAGCAGAATGGTGGGCTACCGATTTTCGGTTTTCCAATCAGTGAAGAGTTTACCGAAATCGGCAGCGATGGAAAACCGGTTACAGTTCAATATTTCGAGCGTCATCGTTTTGAGTGGCGGCCAGAGAACACGCCACCGTACCACGTCCTGCTGTCACGGATGGGTGATGATCTCTTGCGTCGGCAAGGTCGGGATTGGTATACCTTTGAACGGAGCGGTCCGATTCAGGGTTGCCTCTACTTTGCCGAAACAAATCAGGCACTATGTGAGCCGTTCTTGAGCTATTGGCGGAACCATGGGCTTGAATTCGATGGCAAACCCGGCAAGAGCTATGCCGAGAGCCTCGCATTGTTCGGTTTACCACTCTCTATGCCGCGCATTGAAGAGACGCAACCCGGCAAGGTTTTGATCGTGCAGTGGTTTGAGCGCGCCCGCTTCGAGTTACATCCCGATGGAAGTGTGTTGCTGGGATTGTTGGGGAATGAGCTGGTCGGACGATAA
- the trhA gene encoding PAQR family membrane homeostasis protein TrhA, which yields MSQHTPSEHFSPDEERINIITHGAGAVLSAIAGIVLVGAIWQRGDGWQLAGTMTFCVTLTLLYLASTLYHASREPRRRAILEIFDHSAIFLLIAGTYTPFTLISLRGTWGWILFGLVWGLALAGVVMKLFLTGRFRILSTLVYIALGWIVVVAADKVLNTLNPTTIGLLLAGGIAYTAGTPFYILSRRRYMHNIWHVFVLLGSLCHFAAVVSIVL from the coding sequence ATGTCCCAACACACACCTTCAGAACACTTCTCACCTGACGAAGAGCGGATTAACATTATCACCCATGGCGCCGGCGCGGTGCTTAGTGCAATCGCCGGTATCGTCTTAGTCGGTGCGATCTGGCAACGCGGTGATGGCTGGCAACTGGCCGGCACGATGACCTTCTGCGTTACGCTCACCTTACTCTATCTTGCTTCAACGCTGTACCATGCCAGCCGCGAACCGCGTCGCCGCGCAATCCTCGAGATTTTCGATCATAGTGCGATCTTTCTGCTGATTGCAGGCACCTACACACCGTTTACCCTGATCAGCCTACGCGGCACGTGGGGATGGATCTTGTTTGGTCTGGTGTGGGGGTTGGCGCTGGCCGGAGTTGTCATGAAGCTCTTTCTCACCGGACGGTTCCGTATTCTCTCAACCCTCGTCTACATCGCACTTGGGTGGATCGTCGTTGTCGCGGCTGATAAAGTGCTTAATACCTTGAACCCCACTACCATTGGCTTATTGCTCGCCGGTGGGATTGCGTATACTGCCGGGACACCATTCTACATCCTGTCACGACGCCGCTACATGCACAACATTTGGCACGTGTTTGTCCTTCTTGGCAGCTTGTGTCACTTTGCAGCAGTTGTATCAATTGTGTTGTAG
- a CDS encoding sensor domain-containing diguanylate cyclase, translating to MSDAPLEHPDGLFPPIPANETERLRELESYHILDTLPEQFYEDIVRLAAYICQTPMALVNLIDRDRQWSKARLGFTDSEVDRKLAFCSYTINYPDDVFVVPDATCDERFAHNPFVCGDPYIRFYAGAPLVTPNGYALGTVCVVDVRPHRLTPEQIEMLRVLARQVVRQLELRRDVLALEQRLLTNEQEKLSLRAYLLSIEAQLAQAQQQALTDPLTGLLNRRGFEQRLQEEIDRSLRYNVPMALLMVDIDHFKAINDTFGHVAGDEILRMVAQLLRENVRRHDIVARYGGEEFAVILPATGFEGTPILGERIRRAVQQAAWPYVPVTISVGGACCDATMTNATDLLTAADHALYDAKRSGRNCCIVR from the coding sequence ATGAGTGATGCACCGTTGGAACATCCAGATGGATTATTTCCTCCAATCCCAGCAAATGAGACCGAGCGGCTTCGCGAACTTGAGAGTTACCATATTCTCGATACCTTACCTGAGCAGTTTTATGAGGATATCGTCCGTTTAGCAGCGTATATTTGCCAAACGCCAATGGCCTTGGTCAACTTGATCGACCGCGACCGCCAATGGTCGAAAGCACGATTGGGTTTTACCGATAGTGAAGTTGATCGCAAGTTGGCTTTCTGTTCCTATACGATCAACTATCCCGATGACGTGTTTGTTGTTCCAGATGCTACGTGCGATGAGCGATTTGCTCACAATCCCTTTGTCTGCGGCGATCCGTACATTCGTTTCTATGCCGGCGCGCCGTTAGTGACACCGAATGGCTATGCATTAGGCACCGTATGTGTCGTTGATGTCCGGCCACATCGGCTAACACCAGAGCAGATCGAGATGTTACGCGTGTTAGCGAGACAAGTGGTGCGTCAACTCGAATTGCGTCGCGATGTGCTGGCGCTTGAACAGCGATTACTCACCAACGAACAAGAGAAGTTGTCGTTACGCGCTTATTTGCTCAGCATTGAGGCACAATTGGCACAGGCTCAGCAACAGGCGCTGACCGATCCGCTCACCGGCCTTCTTAATCGGCGCGGTTTTGAACAGCGACTACAAGAAGAAATCGACCGGTCGCTGCGGTATAACGTGCCGATGGCGCTGTTAATGGTCGATATCGATCATTTCAAGGCCATCAACGACACCTTTGGTCATGTGGCCGGTGATGAGATTTTGCGTATGGTGGCGCAACTGTTACGTGAAAACGTGCGGCGCCACGATATCGTGGCGCGCTACGGCGGAGAGGAGTTTGCAGTTATCTTACCGGCTACCGGTTTTGAAGGCACCCCGATACTTGGTGAACGGATCCGTCGAGCAGTACAGCAAGCAGCCTGGCCCTACGTTCCGGTAACGATAAGTGTTGGTGGTGCTTGTTGTGATGCAACGATGACCAATGCTACCGATCTTCTCACTGCCGCCGATCACGCATTGTACGATGCAAAACGTAGTGGACGTAATTGCTGTATCGTCAGGTAA
- a CDS encoding penicillin acylase family protein — MRLLKRIAGWIAVDIALVLVLGSSGGYLWLRQSLAQTRGEIRVAGISGSVTIVRDQNGVAHITGTTETDAIFGLGFVHAQERLWQMEVRRRIGHARLSEILGEATLQTDKFLRTLGVARAAQHALAKLDRETITILEAYAAGVNAFLAINPVLPPEFLILGVQPEPWQPIDSLVWAKMVAWDLGGNWNDEIRRSLLIAQVGAEDADFLMPAFTPDGPVILPEGMPTSAPSPISGQSTPLQPTTARAMFDLWATVYQTTGLGDQLAGSNNWVIGGSRTASGKPLLVNDPHLSLRIPSIWYLAHITGDAINAIGATFPGLPAVVVGHNERIAWGVTNTSPDVQDLFIERIDAQNYVEYNNTREPVTVINEIIKVKGAEPITLTVRVTRHGPIISDVRDDINETLAFRWTALDDDDATLRAFLNINRARNWDEFVAALRDYKAPMQNFVYADVDGNIGYYAAGAVPIRRNGDGRLPVPGWTDAYEWIGYVPFEELPHIANPSKDYVVTANHRVIGDDYPYLLGTSWAAPFRAQRIIELIEQGDKLTVDDMRAMLSDVVSIQARELLPILRNVTPTEPRETVALELLRSWDGAMNGESAAAAVYQSYYYAALEAVFADELRGFFTDVYRLQNNFPALALRSVLLGGHDEWCDNVTTPDIVEDCPTTLAQALRKGLATMATLQGENDPTRWRWDRVHQAIFPHNPFSQVEALRGFFERRVPTGGDTFTINVGPVRIREPYLQYNGPSYRQIIDLSNLANSRFMHTTGQSGNVLSSRYSDFLGLWQRGEDIPMRFDAEVDGERLVLRPTP, encoded by the coding sequence ATGAGGTTGCTGAAACGGATTGCCGGCTGGATAGCGGTAGATATCGCATTGGTATTGGTATTAGGGAGTAGTGGCGGGTATCTCTGGTTACGTCAATCGCTCGCGCAGACACGTGGGGAGATTCGCGTAGCCGGGATAAGCGGATCGGTCACAATTGTTCGTGACCAGAACGGGGTAGCACACATTACCGGTACGACCGAAACCGATGCGATATTCGGGCTAGGTTTTGTTCATGCCCAAGAACGGCTATGGCAGATGGAGGTGCGACGTCGGATCGGACACGCTCGACTATCGGAAATCTTGGGGGAAGCAACTCTGCAAACCGACAAATTTCTCCGCACGCTCGGTGTAGCGCGAGCGGCACAACATGCATTAGCGAAGCTAGATCGCGAAACAATTACCATCTTAGAGGCATATGCTGCCGGTGTAAATGCTTTTTTGGCAATTAATCCGGTACTACCGCCAGAGTTTCTCATTCTCGGTGTGCAACCAGAGCCATGGCAACCCATTGATTCGTTGGTCTGGGCCAAAATGGTAGCTTGGGATCTCGGTGGGAATTGGAATGATGAGATTAGACGTTCGCTGCTCATTGCCCAAGTCGGTGCCGAAGATGCCGATTTTCTGATGCCGGCTTTCACGCCCGATGGACCGGTCATTTTACCGGAAGGCATGCCCACCAGCGCACCGTCGCCAATCAGTGGTCAGAGTACGCCGTTGCAACCGACTACTGCGCGTGCAATGTTCGACTTGTGGGCAACGGTCTATCAAACAACCGGCTTGGGCGACCAGCTTGCCGGCTCGAACAATTGGGTCATCGGCGGTTCACGGACGGCTAGCGGGAAGCCGTTGCTGGTCAACGATCCACACCTCAGCCTACGCATACCTTCCATCTGGTATCTGGCCCACATCACAGGAGACGCCATCAACGCTATCGGCGCTACCTTTCCCGGTTTGCCGGCAGTCGTGGTCGGCCACAATGAGCGGATTGCGTGGGGTGTTACCAATACCAGCCCCGATGTGCAGGACTTGTTTATCGAGCGGATTGATGCACAAAATTATGTCGAGTATAACAACACGCGCGAACCGGTGACCGTGATTAACGAGATCATCAAGGTCAAAGGGGCTGAGCCGATCACGTTGACCGTGCGGGTCACCCGTCACGGGCCGATCATCAGCGACGTGCGCGACGATATCAACGAAACCCTCGCCTTCCGCTGGACGGCGCTCGACGACGACGATGCTACCTTACGTGCCTTTTTGAACATCAATCGGGCGCGCAACTGGGACGAGTTTGTGGCAGCGCTGCGCGATTATAAAGCGCCGATGCAAAACTTCGTGTATGCCGATGTTGATGGCAATATCGGTTACTACGCGGCGGGGGCAGTACCGATCCGGCGGAACGGCGATGGCCGCTTACCGGTACCAGGATGGACAGATGCGTATGAATGGATTGGATACGTCCCCTTTGAGGAGCTTCCGCACATCGCCAACCCGTCAAAAGATTATGTGGTAACGGCCAATCATCGCGTTATCGGTGACGATTATCCTTACCTGCTGGGCACATCGTGGGCTGCACCATTCAGGGCACAGCGGATCATCGAGCTGATCGAGCAGGGTGATAAGCTGACGGTCGATGATATGCGCGCAATGCTCAGCGACGTTGTTTCAATTCAAGCACGTGAACTTTTACCAATACTCCGCAACGTGACCCCAACCGAACCACGGGAGACGGTGGCACTCGAACTGCTGCGCAGTTGGGATGGTGCAATGAATGGTGAGAGTGCAGCCGCTGCCGTCTACCAAAGCTACTACTACGCCGCACTGGAAGCAGTCTTCGCCGACGAACTGCGTGGGTTTTTTACCGATGTTTACCGTCTTCAGAACAATTTTCCGGCGTTGGCTCTACGGAGCGTATTGCTTGGCGGTCACGATGAGTGGTGTGATAACGTCACAACGCCGGACATTGTCGAGGATTGCCCCACGACGTTAGCGCAAGCGTTACGCAAGGGTCTCGCAACAATGGCAACGTTACAGGGCGAGAACGATCCAACCCGCTGGCGGTGGGACAGGGTGCATCAGGCGATCTTCCCACACAACCCCTTTAGCCAGGTTGAAGCGCTGCGCGGCTTTTTCGAGCGGCGCGTACCAACCGGGGGCGATACTTTTACCATCAACGTTGGGCCGGTACGGATCCGCGAGCCGTATCTGCAATACAATGGCCCGTCGTACCGCCAAATTATCGACTTGAGCAATCTCGCCAACTCGCGGTTTATGCATACGACCGGTCAATCGGGGAACGTGCTAAGTAGCCGGTACAGCGATTTTCTAGGATTGTGGCAGCGCGGAGAAGATATTCCGATGCGCTTCGATGCCGAGGTTGATGGTGAGCGTTTGGTATTGCGACCGACGCCGTGA
- a CDS encoding DNRLRE domain-containing protein — translation MKQRLLSCVLLHTLFWIVSSSVITANSPPYRQWIPVIFNSPPIPQYVVNAPYFTTTNLSERFSELAIFWFGRVSRSQNYTDVRVGYNDNELFLYLAVFDRQLWYDTTPAATDLTAWDAATIVIDTGSSSQLSATGYRFVAQLHGSPEFDARYQASQRAIDGSWRDSNVSFTTIPGWRGDRLNDSNDEDRGWAMTFRIPFISLGLSGRPPDGTRWRLGVIVHDRDDVVGQPIADQTWPPTLNLNQPQTWGGLRFGLPISTPPPVSQTQEFIIRHGLNGVTITDAGVGGQDSNMCNAGGNFWDRWGDWSPPADKADVSVQNQSDLADWPCFAKYYLTFPLNSLPTGRTVISATLILSQMGNAQPDQAQPSLIQAMLVGEDWNPNTLTWNNAPLARENVGSGWVGVMRGLPDWNNLPKRKIDVTYGVVQAYNSGQPLRLALYSADSAYHSGKYFVSSRTGDWNAQNRPTLVVVLSRP, via the coding sequence TTGAAACAGCGTCTTTTGTCGTGTGTGCTGTTGCACACCCTCTTCTGGATCGTGTCCTCCTCCGTGATAACTGCCAACAGCCCACCGTATCGCCAATGGATCCCTGTTATTTTTAATTCGCCACCGATCCCTCAATATGTGGTCAACGCACCCTATTTTACGACGACTAACCTTTCTGAACGCTTTAGTGAGCTGGCAATTTTCTGGTTTGGGCGCGTCAGTCGGTCGCAGAACTACACCGATGTCCGCGTCGGCTACAACGATAACGAGCTGTTTCTCTATCTCGCCGTGTTTGATCGCCAGTTGTGGTACGATACAACGCCTGCTGCCACCGATCTGACTGCGTGGGACGCAGCTACCATCGTTATCGATACAGGTAGCAGTTCCCAACTCAGCGCAACCGGTTATCGCTTCGTGGCCCAGTTGCACGGCTCGCCAGAATTTGATGCACGCTATCAAGCGAGTCAGCGGGCAATCGATGGGAGCTGGCGCGATTCTAACGTCTCCTTCACCACTATTCCCGGTTGGCGTGGTGACCGGCTTAACGACAGTAACGATGAAGATCGCGGCTGGGCAATGACCTTCCGTATACCGTTTATCAGCCTTGGTCTGTCCGGTCGTCCACCTGATGGCACCCGATGGCGACTTGGCGTGATCGTTCACGACCGTGATGATGTCGTCGGTCAACCGATAGCCGATCAGACGTGGCCACCCACACTCAATCTCAACCAACCACAGACGTGGGGTGGCCTGCGGTTTGGCTTGCCGATCTCTACCCCGCCGCCGGTTAGTCAAACCCAAGAGTTCATCATTCGGCACGGTCTCAATGGCGTCACCATCACCGACGCCGGTGTTGGCGGGCAAGATAGTAATATGTGTAACGCTGGCGGGAATTTCTGGGATCGCTGGGGTGATTGGTCGCCCCCTGCCGATAAAGCCGATGTTAGTGTGCAAAACCAATCTGATCTTGCCGATTGGCCGTGCTTTGCCAAATATTATCTCACCTTCCCGCTGAACAGTTTACCCACCGGACGTACTGTTATCTCGGCGACCCTGATCTTGAGCCAGATGGGGAATGCTCAACCCGATCAGGCGCAGCCTTCATTGATCCAGGCGATGCTGGTGGGAGAAGATTGGAACCCCAACACGCTCACCTGGAATAATGCCCCGTTAGCTCGGGAGAATGTTGGTTCCGGTTGGGTAGGCGTGATGCGTGGCTTGCCCGATTGGAATAACCTACCTAAACGCAAAATCGACGTAACCTACGGTGTAGTGCAAGCTTACAACAGTGGTCAGCCATTACGGTTGGCCCTCTATTCGGCAGACAGTGCCTACCACAGTGGTAAATATTTTGTTTCGAGCCGTACCGGTGATTGGAATGCCCAAAACCGACCAACGTTGGTAGTCGTGTTGTCTCGTCCGTGA
- a CDS encoding GHMP family kinase ATP-binding protein — MIISRTPLRISFAGGGSDLPAFYRHEPGAVVSTAINKYIYITVNEKFDHQIRASYSITEIVEQIDDLKHQLIREALRLVGRQHSIEITSISDIPSQGTGLGSSSTYTVGLLNALYAFMGRFVGAERLAREACLIEIDRCGSPIGKQDQYIAAYGGFQFIQFNPDETVFVDPIICRAETKQSLQRRLMMLYTGTTRKTGDVLREQRENTERDVSRRRHLRRMVELAHNLRLALHRDDLDAFGEILHEGWMRKRELASGISTPQIDEWYERARAAGAIGGKILGAGGGGFLLLYAPEERHPSIRAALSELRYVPMQFEPQGSKIIYVEER; from the coding sequence ATGATTATCTCACGCACACCTTTGCGGATCAGTTTTGCCGGTGGTGGAAGCGATTTACCGGCTTTTTACCGTCACGAGCCGGGAGCAGTGGTGAGTACCGCAATCAATAAGTACATCTACATTACCGTTAATGAAAAGTTTGATCACCAGATTCGGGCGAGTTATTCAATAACTGAAATCGTTGAACAGATCGACGATCTTAAACATCAACTAATCCGAGAAGCGTTGCGCCTGGTGGGGCGGCAACACTCTATCGAGATTACGTCGATCTCAGATATTCCTTCACAAGGTACCGGTCTTGGCTCGTCGAGCACCTACACGGTTGGCCTCCTCAACGCACTCTACGCCTTTATGGGTCGTTTTGTCGGCGCCGAACGATTGGCTCGCGAGGCATGCCTGATCGAGATCGACCGTTGTGGTTCACCGATCGGAAAGCAAGACCAATACATCGCTGCCTATGGTGGGTTTCAATTCATTCAGTTTAATCCTGATGAGACCGTGTTTGTCGATCCGATCATCTGTCGCGCCGAGACCAAGCAGTCCTTGCAGCGGCGATTAATGATGCTCTATACCGGTACGACCCGCAAGACCGGTGACGTGCTCCGTGAACAGCGTGAGAATACCGAACGTGATGTGTCTCGTCGGCGCCATTTGCGCCGTATGGTGGAATTGGCGCACAATTTGCGGTTGGCATTGCATCGTGATGATCTTGATGCGTTTGGGGAGATACTACACGAAGGTTGGATGCGTAAGCGTGAATTGGCTAGTGGTATCTCGACACCGCAAATTGATGAATGGTACGAGCGGGCACGTGCTGCCGGTGCGATAGGTGGTAAAATCCTCGGTGCCGGTGGCGGTGGCTTTTTGCTCCTCTATGCCCCTGAAGAACGTCACCCTTCGATCCGAGCCGCCTTGTCCGAACTTCGCTATGTGCCCATGCAATTTGAACCGCAAGGGAGTAAAATTATCTACGTCGAAGAGCGTTAG
- the gmhB gene encoding D-glycero-beta-D-manno-heptose 1,7-bisphosphate 7-phosphatase, translated as MRAVFLDRDGVINRNRPDHVKDWSEFEFLPGALTAMRLLSGAGFRIFIVTNQAAVGRGLMTLETLKLIHERLRAIAKHHGAYIDDIRYCPHRPEEQCRCRKPQPGMLEDLAAQHQIDCHEAYLIGDSLTDIAAGQRVGCQTILVQTGRGAQELQKPELRRYQPDFIATDLLGAVRWLLANTVVSPPVATLPLTGAFALSHLR; from the coding sequence ATGCGCGCTGTGTTTCTCGACCGCGATGGTGTCATCAATCGTAACCGGCCCGACCATGTCAAAGACTGGTCAGAGTTTGAGTTTCTACCGGGGGCTTTAACGGCAATGCGTTTGCTCTCCGGTGCCGGCTTCCGCATTTTCATTGTCACCAATCAAGCCGCAGTGGGACGCGGATTGATGACATTAGAAACGCTCAAACTGATTCATGAGCGTTTACGAGCCATTGCAAAACACCACGGGGCATACATCGACGACATTCGGTATTGTCCACACCGGCCAGAAGAACAGTGCCGGTGTCGCAAGCCGCAACCGGGTATGCTCGAAGATCTCGCAGCGCAACACCAGATCGACTGTCACGAAGCGTACCTGATCGGTGATTCCCTTACCGACATTGCAGCAGGTCAGCGTGTGGGATGTCAAACCATCCTCGTACAAACCGGTCGAGGGGCACAAGAATTACAGAAACCAGAATTACGGCGCTACCAACCCGACTTCATCGCCACCGATTTACTCGGTGCGGTGCGCTGGCTCCTCGCGAACACTGTTGTCTCTCCGCCGGTAGCAACCTTACCGCTTACCGGTGCATTTGCGTTGTCACATTTAAGGTGA